AGCTCTTTTAGCCATCTTTCAACGTTCTCGAAGGTGACGTGGCGGGTTGTGTCGTAGACGAGCAAAGCGCCAACAGCTCCTCTGTAGTATGCACTTGTGATTGCACGGTACCTGTGTTCTTGAGTTAGAGATATCTATCGATTATTGCGGGTCAAACAAGTTAATTCTAGTTTTCAAAGCAATGAAGAATTTTTTTCAGCTTTGATAACACAAgtaaaataaataatgttttaacTATAAAACAGATATAGTATCTGTAAGTCACATAACTCGAATCAAAATATCACAAACCCTAGAAAACAACAACTAAAGACTAAAAGCACCTAATTTCACTAGGGGTGTCAACAGTGTCGGTTGGCTGGCGGGCAACCCAAACCCAACCCATATTATTATTCGTGTCAAAGATCTTAGCGCTAACCTGCACGCACATAAATCCAAGTCAACCTAAACACGACCCATTTTTTTAAACTAGTCATACATTTTAACGAGTTATAAGCACCCATTGGGCTGTAATACGAGTAATATGAATAGTTTTTATGAAATATGTTGAAACTCTTGAAAATGGATTTCTTAAAAAAATTGGAGaaagaaataaacaaaataaaaagtttattttcttTAATACTTAAACGGGTTAACAGTTCAACCCGAAACCGACCAGTTAATATAACAGGTCATATTAACCGGCCCAAAATATGTTGTGCAGGATTCGTGTCATGTCAATAATAAACAGAAGTTTCATATCGTTAACAACGAATTACATGATTTTGGTAGAAGAAATCAAGAAAACACACCTCTCTTGACCAGCAGTATCCCAAATCTGAGCCTTGATGATCTTGTCATGAAGACGGATGCTTCTGGTGGCGAATTCAACGCCGATGGTTGACTTGGATTCAAGGGTGAACTCGTTTCTGGTAAACCTGGAAAGTAAATTGGATTTTCCGACACCGGAGTCGCCGATGAGAACGACTTTGAAGAGGTAATCATAGTCATCGTCAGATCTATACGCCGCCATCAAATTCAACGAATGAGTTGAAAGTTTTGGAGtatgaaaagatgatgaaaatggAGTGGAACTGGAAAGGGCCTTGATTCATGCAAAAGTGAATAGGCGCCGACGCGTCTCGAGGTTTGAAAGGTGTTGgtcgagtttttttttttttttttccttggGGTGTTCTtatttagagggtgtttgggtcAGCTTATTTTGAAGAAAAGGACTTTTTACAAAAGGACTTTTGTTAAAAGGaatttttaaaaaagtgtttgggtTTTAAGGCAATAAGTTAATAAGTAGCTTTTTTGAAGAGTGTTTGGTTTAACTTATtcatgtaaaatgaccaaaaagggCATTTCTTTAAAAATTGTTTGGTTTAGCTAATTTTTTTTTCCTCTCTAGGTTATTGGAAAACATTTTACGAAACATGTAACATAAAATTCCATTacatattttataattttctgattAGACCATAATAATATTACATTCCGATtcataaaaaacataaaaatccaCATAATGACACACTAATATCATAATATGCTCATGTCCGTGATTCCATTATATCTAGCGCAATACAATCTCTTCTCGCTTGCATATACGTACAACCATCATTCGTACGATTTGTTGACGGAACTTCTTCATGAAGTGCATTACTAGTACCACGAGGAATGTAAGATTCTTGTTGGGCCGTGTTAAATGCTTCATCAAAGCTACTGGTCTTTCTAATAAAGTTATGGACCGCCATCGATGCTATCACAATACTCACTTGGTGCTCGTATGTGTAATTAACATGCATATCTCTCAATAACGCCCACCTAGCTTTCCACACTCCAAAGGTCCGCTCAATAATATTCCGCAATGACGAGTGGTGATAGTTAAGTGTCTCTTTTGGTCCGCGAGGAGCACGCATAGCACTACTCTGTCCACGTCGAAATTCTGGTATATGATAACGAATGCTTTGACCTTTGTATGGAGCAAGATACCCATTAATATTTGGGTATCCGGCATCAACAACGTAATATTTACCTACAAATATAAAAAACAGTTGTTTGTCATTTCAAACAAgtattaaaaacataaaaattgcATTATACTAACCACCCATTGGATGTGGGAAATTAAGCTCCGGCCTCCGTAAGGCTTCATTGAAGATTCGGGTGTCATGTGCACTACCCTCCCATCCAGCCCATACGAATGTAAAGCACATGTTAAAATCACAAACAGCCATTATATTTTGTGTCGCATATCCTTTTCGACCAATGTATTTCGGTTGGTCCTTCGATCGAACTGATGCCCTCACGTGAGTCCCATCAATAGCCCCAATGCAATCCTTGAATATTGGATAATACCGAggattatttaatatataatcaGGTACATCATCATTATAGTTTGCGGATGGCTTGATGATGTCAGCACTCATCTTTAGCACCGCCGCCAACACTGCATGGAAATGTCTATGAATGGTTTCTCCAGAATGATTAAAAGATTCTTGGACAAACCTATTTGTACACCCATGAGCCAAAGTCATCAAGAAGATTCCGACCGACTCCTCGACAGACACATTACGGGTTTGTTTCAATCCGTAATTCGTAACAAGATCTCTGCATAACTGTCTAAAAACTGGCACGTGCAACCTAAATATTTCATAACACCGTCTAGGATGGCCAGTTAATATTTCATTAATATACATGTGGCCTGTTCGACCCGACGTGTGACATGGCCTTCTTGTATTATGCAAGTCACGAGCTATTATTATCCCTTGGACAGCTATTCCACATAACCTTTTGAATTCTATATCCTCATCCACAAAATTTTCTTCATCACCGTCATACGAATCAGAGTCATCACTGTCCATCCTATTAATACAAAAATGTAAACAATAATACATTATATAAAAAGTAGAAATTTTAAAGGTAGAAATAAACCACAATGTCAAAAGGTAGCATAAATTTTAAAGGTAGAaataaaacacaatgtcaaaCGATATCACATAATGTCAAACGataacacaaaacataaaatGACAAATCATTCTTCCATAAGAGACTTAAGGAGCTTCATCTTTGCTGCATGAGTTGTTGGATACATAAACGCTTCACGGTTTGGCTTTTTGATTAAAACACGCAATGCACGTGTATAATCTTGTGAATCTTCTTCGAAACCGGGAAAAGTGATGACAATGTTCATGCAATCTACAATTGTTGGGGAGGCATCATTTGGTGGAAAAGTTTGTGTGCTTTTTGTTGATAACGCATCTAATACTACATCAAGCTTGTCCTCGAAAGATGACGTTTTGCTCTTGGTTGAACGTTTGTGAGTAACATTCTTAGATTTCTTCCTTTTACTCGAACTACTTTCGACGAAACTAGGAAACAAACCATCATCATCACCTAAACTTATTTCATCACTATCGCCTTTGCCCTCAATATTTTCTTCACTTCGAACACCGCTCACGGTGCTATCCTTTTGAAATTGTAACGGAGTCATAGCGTTTTCTCCGGTGGCAACCGAATCCCGAAACAAAGTAGCATAATCCGACTCATAGATGCTCAAATCTGCACCCCTAAATTTGGCAAAGTCTTTATCTTCCTAcaacaaaaacataaaataaaacttAGAGTAGCCTTGCATTATGTCTTTAATTATAAGTTTATTATAACTTACCTTTATTTTCTCATCCCACCACTCGGGCGATGCGTCGATGAAGCTTCTCGTCCCACCAATCCCAGTTTCAAGTCTCATCAGGCGGTCATAAATCTTCCATTCTTTTTTCATGCTATCCCATTTGTTTGTCATTTGTTTTTTATCAAGGGTTTTACCTGTTTTTTCGTTCATGGTTTGTAATATATTCGCCCACCCAGCCTTAGTAAAGGACGTAGTGGGTTTATTCCCTCTTTCAACTTCAAGCACGCATGCATTGATAAACTCCTTGAACGTAATATCATCCCACTTAAATTTTGATCTAACCTTGTTAggtggtgtttcaaaacaaacaacattTGGATGGTTTTCATCCATTTTCTGAATGCAAAAACTGTAAAAATCGCTAGAACAAACTCAAGATTATACAACAAACTCAAGATTATACATGTCAAGATTATACATGTCAAGATTATACAACAAACTCAAGATTATACATGTCAAGATTATACATGTCAAACAAAATTAACAACAGAGATTATACATGTCAAAATTAACAACAGAGATTATACATGTCAAAATTAACAACAAACTCAATACATGTCAAAATCGCAGACCTTGAATAAACACAGagaataaacaaacaaaattaacAACAAACTCAAGAACAAAAGCGATTAACAAAAGCAGATGGTTAACAAAAGCAGATGGTCAAGAACAGATGGTTAACAAAATTACTGCCGTGAAGAACAAAAGCGATTAACAAAAGCGATTAAAGGTCAAGAACAGATGGTTAACAAAAGCTATAACCTAAACACCACCTTACTGCCGTGAAGAACAAAAGCGATTAACAAAAGCGATTAAAGGTCAAGAACAGATGGTTAACAAAATTACCTTACtgccatggttgcaaaagtcgctaggcgctccctagtcggattcgggagtactcgggaggTACTCGGGagtattcgggagtactcggggagtaattggcctgggagaagagtactcgtgcctcggcaacctaccttgtagcgagtactcggggagtactcggagcctagtcgggacttttacaaccatgcttaCTGCCGTGAATTGCTTCTTCAGCTGTTGATGAGATGCCGCTGGTTTGATGGGGGCGATTGGTATAAAAATAAGGGGGCAGATGAAGGTAGTTGGAGGATTAATGAAGCTGGTAGATGGGGTCGATTAATGAACCTATTTGATGACAGTGACGAGGAGAATTGGCAGATGACAGGGGCCATTAATGAAGCTGATGACAGTGACAAGGAGAATTGGCAGCTGGGCGATTAATGGCGAGGCAGATGGGTCGCGATTAATGGGGGATTGATGATGAGCGATGTGGAGGAGATTGGCAGCTGGGCGATTTTAATGGAGGATTGATGATGAACGATGTggggaaaaagaaagaaaagcgTAAAGGAAAGATGGCAGCAGGGGTTGAATGGGAAATTCTCCCCCAAAAGGACTTTTAGGTTTTCAGAAGTAACAAATTCTTACTTCTCAAAGTCCCTTTTAATAAGTGCAATCTAAAAGTTATTTTAGAAGTCCTTTTGTCATTGCCAAACACTATTTTTGAAAAAAAGGACTTTTAGTAAGTCAATAAGTAGAAGTTGATGGGAAATAAGGAATGCCAAACACCCACTTATTAAAATGCCTATTTTGATAAGTATTTATGAAATTCGGTATTTTTTTTAGCTGGGCCTCTCACTGAAAGCAGACTCTCTATTTTTATACAGTAAAAGTAAGGCTGTCTATATCTTACCCTACTCAAACCCTACCTTtactttgctattggtgggatttactgagtatgaatgatgatgatgaatgtattttttttgaataattatttttttactgttagactatggggtgtggaggggtttgggttgggggcattgctCAACACGTGGCGAGGGGGATCCACAATGTAATACTCAAAAACTAGGGGTGTGGTGTGACATGGCCAGCCATGTGGAATTTTTTTTGTTGGGCAACGGCTACCCCAACGGCTAGATCGAACCAGCCAACCAAAGCCAACCATGTCACCCAGCCCCCCGCCCCACGGCAGACTCAATCCCCATGCCAAAGGGGCAACACCATGCCCAACGCTTGCCCGGGGTGGAGCAGCCGACGTTGAACCCAAACCATCGCCGCAACCCACGCCCCACACCCCACAATCTTAATTTTATTGGATAATGATAActttaaaaaaatgttatttaacaagaattaaaatgaaattttataacaaaattaacAAAAGCACGAACATCCGGGTAAATTCAATGGCAAAGGCAATTTGTACTTGCAAACGCAGACGACGCTGGTGATCCGGCTTGCCATCACACTAGAGGAAAACCACATTCATAAGGACTACTGTGGTTAAATGTAACGCCTTGCTTTTTCGcactttccttaattagaaagcTTGTCTTGTAATTCTATTTTCGAAAACTTGTTTCTATTGTAATTGTATTTCATTTCAAGctattgtaaatccgagactttgatcataatgaagTGAATCTTTTATATGAAATATACATCGTTTATACATTTTTATACATTGATACGTGCATTCGTTTGATACATGATTCATGATTTCCTTAAACATACGTTAAACTCATAAACAACTATCGCGTATTTTCGATACCTAAATGCAAAACACTTGGTTAATCGAATGCGAGACTTATACATATTCAACACTTCATTACTTGCTACatatatgtaacaccccgaaaatataaatcttttATTATAAATATGATGTCGGTAAATAAACAAATGAACTAACTAGGattaaaaataacctagttagataaAAGTCTTGTAGTGACTTATAAGTGGGTTaaaacactaaaaatatgaaCTAAATGATAGTAGAGGGACCAAAAATGTTTAAAttgaaattaattataataaaaacataatttaaacctcaaacacacacttgtgtgtgtgctGGGTTCGATCAAACACAGAGGGGGCGACCAGAGTTCCTTCAAAACCCTATTTCTTGCTATTTGATCAAAATTGAAGACCAAATTCAGTCCCAAATCAAAATCCGAACATAGAATAGTGATCTCCACTGTGAAggggtcataaggtatgtaaatttcATAGAAAAGCTTTGTCTAAATTTCTGGATGAACCTAAGAAATTTGAAATTCATGTTGCATGAATGTTGTTTGGATGAAATAGGAATGATattatgtctaggagtaaaaccctAGTCAATCACTtgttgaaaatatgcttatttCTTGTGAATTcataatcaccattgaaggtgataagtgggttttgtaggAATATGTTACACACTAGAATTTTGATTgttattctagtgtaatttgagttCTAGGAAGTAAATTCAGATGTTGGTAATGTGAAAATTGATATGAACATGCTTAGTTGATGTTAATCCTGGCTAAATAACAAGCCATGAACTTGATTATAAATTTTGAGAAATTATGCCCTTAACATGtttgtaaaaatgcctaaaagaaggcTTAAAATTGGAAAATTTGAGCTATAACGCATGTTTGTAAAATTATGTCGAACTATGCGTTATATGtaagaaaagagttctaaatggttgacgttgaactctataggaaaggaaaccggagcgtcaagtggacaagccggtggtgacgcGCGTTTGAAGGATGTGctttaaaggtatgtaacttgtttcgttacattatgcaAATTAGATATTGTAATCGTTCATAGTTGTGTTTTAGAATAAAGATTGGTATTAGTTGAAGTGACAATGTTCACTACTTGATTTAATGAGTTAAAATTTGATTAGAAAGCGTTTGGTAGTCATTTGAAAtggaggattccataaatgagccaaacgggtcgaataattgttTAGTAAGTAGTAAAAGTGTGTTTAGAATAGCATTTGGCAATGACGGATTACAAGAGCATGAAACCATAGATTTGGTAATGAAACGCCAGTGATCATAAGCCTCGGATGTTGGGTAAATACGTCTTGCGGACATAAAATTTGTTAGTGGTTAAATTAATGCAAAagctaaacgggtcaaataaatacATAAGGCATTTATAGACTTTCAGCCCGTACATCCAATTTTTGATATAATAATCTTGATAGATGCAttggtaatttaattacggacgcgtaggaaaaagaatcacctaaaacggacttaCGAATCATAAGTTATGGTGATTTTAAGTTTGGACTTGATAAAAGGTTGAGCTGGGCAAGTGCAGCAACAAATAAAGGAACTTTCTGTCAAAAAGGGGGCTAGGTGTAGCGCGACGCCCCTAGGCGTACGACGACGCCACCTGATTCCGagaaatttttaaattttgttgttTTGACTCATGAAACTTGTTTATACCCATTCTAACattatcaaaactaacatttgatgtggttttgaccttaggtgatgTTGGTCATGCTCTGGATGACGATCAAGCAACaattcaagaaccgaacacaacctTTTGAAGGTTCCGCGTTTAGTATTTGTTTTTGGGATGTTTCAACTAGTTAGTAGTTAACTAGAATACTAGCAATATGCAAACTTCCGTTTGGTATAAATTATGAAATGAAGTATTTTGGTTTTATACACGTGTATCTTATATTAAATTCATATAAAATGAGATGGGTGTTACAATATactagttgtcacaccccaaccgatggcggaaacatcggggcgcaacactgagcgaaacagattgtccaggagaaatccataacaactaaaattaccggATATTTAgcattatgtcccataccataatatatcaaataaaagcagttattacagacattgttTTCTCAAGACAGATCAAATGTTCCGAcgactcagatttaaataaattgttcgtttgtttctagactcttcctaactTGATTTCACATAGCACGCATCCTAgcagatagcatcctaaacacctgtcacatacgttaaaataaaggtcaatacacatagtgtaaaggtgagcatacaagtttaataggtATAAtggagttcgaaatcgtttacgcataaccagcatgtaacatgtataaagtgaaggcaagtaggttatcgacagagaaatatgcacagacgtgactgcgagttgtagaatgcgcaacacatatccctactgggacacgtgaagtaaagcccttaacaacccctgtccacgacaggtgctgagtccaaactatagtactatcgttgctaaggtgtcaggcaacaatcactgtgttaacataacatacaagcattcatcgaataacacgtaacatgcaataatggttagcgtataaatagtgtttgcgttgtgtgtcgattgtgatttagaataagtaacgtatgtaacacccaaaagtgcgtaaagcaaaagggatcgagtatactcatagattgtgcttaacaagtaaacactatcttggattgaagggagcgctggaagagattagcctgaacaatcaatgatagcataaacgataCACGGCGCGTAAAACAGTGGAAGAGTGATAAgtatcggatggtaatccgatcggatggcaatccgatcggatggccagtcgatcggatgtcaatccgttcggatggtcatccgatcggatggccattcgattggattgacatctcGTTTGGtgatgatgtgtttgtgtatgatggtttgccttttgaagttttcattgtagcattttgaaagcagagaagtatctctaccttttaggtcgatcgatcgaacgacggttcgatcgggtgacgatctgttcggcgaggtatttctcagagaacaagttcacagcagtgttgtcactcgatcggatggtctaccgatcgggtggcaatccgttagaattggtaatgcattgaacatgttgaaaattgtttaagtgttgaagttccaaacatcacatggtcggatggtcgttcgatcggatggttatccgatcggacggtaatccgtccGACGTTCAGATCTTAAAAAGTTGAAACAAAatgtttaagtgtggaaccaagtgcaagccgatcagatggctgtccgatcggatggctgtccgatcggatagcaatccgattgGACGAAAATCCGTCCCAACGACCTGATCATCTTTGTCACTTGATTGTTTGAAAGTTTTGCAGTTTTGATCGAGATGGTGTGATAACGTGCtaagcaacagaaacctcgtcatgacccaagtgatccgatcgaacaggaatcaccctagtccgaccagttaactgttcgagacggcgattcatgtttaacccaaaatcggttGTCTCTTGGATAGAATTCAGATCTCAAACCAAtacatcactaagaaagagtagaagatcagaactagctccgattctatcggtcttgagtgcattgagtgttaaagagttgaaagaaagttagaaaaccatctttaaGTCCTTTTCtccatgaatatgtttagatctatgtaAGATCTTTGTtcattcatgtggaaatcgtccagatctaagttgtttttggtggattagagccaaaacatgaagttcatatgaactccatgatgacatcatcctagaacacctcaaatccactgatttcacggttaaaatttgagattcaaaagagaaaatgatgaagaagtgtgtgtagatcataaaagtacaagatttagcttggaaacttacaagaatcgcgagaaatcgagagaaaggagGCTGAAGTGCGGTTGGCTCGAgtagagagctgtcacatcaagtgatgtgacaattgaggtatttatagggtttcccaaaaaggaaagtgcaaAAGGTCGAGTGGTTCACTGATCGGatgacagtccgatcggatggcaatccgatcggttagccatccgatcgagcggtcactcgatcgagtggctccgacgatTGAGTTTCAgcgtttcgtttcgtgcgttgggTTTTGCGATGCGTTTCAAGCGAGTTTCGAGTTGCGATAGTATTAAACAACAAATAACATAATCATTGCtcgctatatctaacatacaatcatcctaaataacttgcgtttagcgtttgcgttTTGATTGCGATAGAGCTATGACTGCGTTTCGATTattcaccacaacataaacataaataaacatgcacaagtaacatataagtagcacacacacgtaaaacaatatcaagaacgcataattcgggttgcgaatgcgattgcgatagGCAATAAAGCGATAAAATATGCGATAaatatcgattaaacctcgatcattaacaagtactccacataatacaactaatgcgataaaataaatagattatctacaagtcaaagaagtcaaaatagtagttgagcaaggagtgacagatcacaattagcaatcttttcttcctttgacttcaatcttgactttgactttgactttcgaaacacggggtgttacactagtTACATCATTTCAACACTTCATTCATTCTTACAACACCGAATCCATGTTTAATTACTAGATTAAACCCTCGTTTCATGTTTGTTATGTATGTTAGGACATGTTACAATGACACATATACAGTTGATACACCTTAATACATAAAATACACAACGATTAATCGTCTAATATGTTACATATACTTGTTACTTGCAATCATGTTACATACTTACACATCACACTTTTTTTCTagttaaaccatgtttttattcaTGTTAGACCCTATTACAAGTTAGTTAAACATTGTAACATCCTAAATACCTAACATACATCACTTATACATAACATAAGttgtcaaaaaaataaaaaataaaaaaagaatacatGGCTGGCAAATCAGCGACCAGGACACCCTATTGGGGTGGGTTTGGTGGACTTGTTTCAATGTTTAACCCCTCATAATCACTTctaaagcccaacccattgaaaccctaatcccttCCCTATATAATAAGCACTTCCCCAACCTTTATCCCACTTTTACCACTCTCAAACACACTCAAAAACCCACTCAAACACAACTGAGTTTTCAGCAACATTTCAGAAAGTTCCAGCAGCAAAAAGTGAGTTTTAACTCACTTCCacttcaattttcttcttgttcTTTCTTCTATAACACTttgataacctctaggaaggttttcacaagttttcttgagcaaactaaggtgaagcctcaccatttttgaggtccaaagtgcaCCTATAATTCTGctcatttttatctttttaattcttcatgttttgGAAGAAAACTCATGTTTTACTCAtacaaacctatgtccttatgccacAAATCAAGTCTACGATTAGTGTGGTTAAAAACAAGGTTGTTACATATAAATCGGAGGCGTTTAATCcctccaaactttctgttttataaGGGTTTTAACTCACAAGTATTGATTTATGTGTGATTACATGGaaagcttgggctatcctacttacaATCCACACCTCACTTGATGATTTCCTATTAGTTAATACGTATGTTTCATTTCCATATTATTCATTCATGACCATCCTTATTGTCCTTGTGACAACTTGTGCATTGGTGAATCTATGAAAGAGCTTTAAAAAGGAAGGTTATCATCCTACCTCtatgcatgacttctatgataATCCTTGTTAAGCTTGTTGGACTATAATCATAtaatatactatatataatatataaaacatataATAACTGAACCCTTGATGATAATAAGTTGATTATACATCAAGGTACTATGTTACATCATCTAGGTACTTAGTTTctcgttacgattctaatgggtaCTTTAACCCATGAAAACATTCTAACCCCTataggtttcatagtgtcaaaaaCGAGTAATAAGTGCTAGATGATTATTTTCTCGTATACTTACTTTCTATATACTTTAAATTCCGAATTCCTAATCCTCCGTTATCATCCACAATACTCatacacctacgtttcctcgtgtatgtcacaccccgaccgcgtaaaacaacaaatcgcgacggaaacgtcggggagtgttgtaacagaatcattgtttcataacacacagaaatttgaagtttcgttttatttaaagattaaccatttacattgtcttgaaatctaaacaaacaagttaaacatagtctatcattgttattaagtcactaaggcctcgtccagtcctatgtgagcatgcatcctggcaatcaacatcattcaacaacacctgaaacatatgtaaaaaaaaacaaagtcagcaaagaaatgctggcgagcacataggttttatgagagtgtcagattcatggctagtttacatgttgcaatacctaattaaaaaccttgttttaaaAAAAGAGTatagtattgcaacataattaaccaactcaaatcaagtgggttatagtttataaaatctcgtagccatgattcttaaccccaaaacatttgtttaactaaatcaaattgtaaaatatcTCGTAAagactcgttaataaaactcgtatggtttatattattcagaaaacatcattgtgtgacatcgtttcaaaatcgtttacccaagtgaactaaataacgccacggtatgtaatatgatgaaaacacttatatataagaagtaccagcggcgtatctaccatgttttcatcacatt
The sequence above is drawn from the Helianthus annuus cultivar XRQ/B chromosome 12, HanXRQr2.0-SUNRISE, whole genome shotgun sequence genome and encodes:
- the LOC110895148 gene encoding L10-interacting MYB domain-containing protein, translated to MDENHPNVVCFETPPNKVRSKFKWDDITFKEFINACVLEVERGNKPTTSFTKAGWANILQTMNEKTGKTLDKKQMTNKWDSMKKEWKIYDRLMRLETGIGGTRSFIDASPEWWDEKIKEDKDFAKFRGADLSIYESDYATLFRDSVATGENAMTPLQFQKDSTVSGVRSEENIEGKGDSDEISLGDDDGLSKNLLIILEKPFIDISMQCWRRC
- the LOC110892993 gene encoding putative nuclease HARBI1, which encodes MSADIIKPSANYNDDVPDYILNNPRYYPIFKDCIGAIDGTHVRASVRSKDQPKYIGRKGYATQNIMAVCDFNMCFTFVWAGWEGSAHDTRIFNEALRRPELNFPHPMGGKYYVVDAGYPNINGYLAPYKGQSIRYHIPEFRRGQSSAMRAPRGPKETLNYHHSSLRNIIERTFGVWKARWALLRDMHVNYTYEHQVSIVIASMAVHNFIRKTSSFDEAFNTAQQESYIPRGTSNALHEEVPSTNRTNDGCTYMQARRDCIALDIMESRT
- the LOC110895149 gene encoding ras-related protein RABA1f; its protein translation is MAAYRSDDDYDYLFKVVLIGDSGVGKSNLLSRFTRNEFTLESKSTIGVEFATRSIRLHDKIIKAQIWDTAGQERYRAITSAYYRGAVGALLVYDTTRHVTFENVERWLKELRDHSDSNIVIMLVGNKSDLRHLRAVTTEDAKTFAEKENTYFMETSALESLNVDNAFTEVLTQIYHVVSRKALDIGEDSAALPKGQTINVGSKDDVSAMKKVGCCST